GTGGatgtggactggccccattcacttccaccgCAAGTGACTTACTTCTATAACCGCAAttgctgctgctttttttttatttatgtttttacagtaaataaacgaggaacaagtcaaaaatgCTGTAACTTAagcttaacttttttttaaacacagaacattaataaaatatgattatttcTAGAACATTGGTGCCTTTAATCATACTGATACTGCtgcttaataaaaacaataagccACTTGAAGCTGTTGCTGCAGTGATTTTACTATGTTTAAGAGGTTTTTAGGCACTCTGCTTTGTGTTTTGTCTAGCAACACCTTTTAAACACCTTTTAACCAATGTAAAACCACTGCAATGCATGGCCTTTTGAGGCATGTTGCTTTAatcaaaggaacagttcacttatcaaatgccttcagaagacttggaatatgatgcattagCAActtggactacatttatgatacttttgggtccttttttaagctttaaagtgaggcactatcaactgccattgtattgaaaagacgaaCTTGAATATGAATTAAAatgatccttttgtgttccgtatAAGCAAGatagtcacacgggtttggaacagcatgagggtgagtagactatgacagaattttcatttttgagtgaactataccttGTATTAACACTCgtactgtttttatatatttacgaACCCTGGTTTATGAAAAATAATCTTGATAAATGATGCGAAGATGTGCTGAAGCTGATGGGTCTTTTCTCTACCTTGGAGTTAATGAAAGCGTGAATAGTGAGCAGTTCACTGGTTCTCTGTTCTGCCAGGCTTAGATATGTCATGATGTTACTGTCTCTTATCCCAGATGGAGAGCCCGGATCTTCCACCAGCGCTTGGTCACTATCAAGCTTATCAAACAAACTGTCCACACCTTGAATCACACCAGAACATTTAATTGCAAATATGGTGTACTATTGAATGGTTTACTTCATGCATGTTATCATCTTCTATGGCTAATATGTTAATGTTTGGTCTAGGGCTTAAGTTGATGCATGTTATGTTGATTTGACTAGTACCTGTTTTGATCTGGTCAAGGATCTTGCTGATATCATCAGCCTGGGCTTTATACTGTTGAGCCTGTTTTTCACATTCTTTCTGTAGATCCTTCACCCGTTTCAAATCCTCCTGATATTTCTGTTCCTGTTGGAGGCCTTCTGAATGAAACTGGTTCATCTCCTCTCCAATCTAGAACAGCATCACCCatagaccaaaaaaataaaaacaataataatacaaaaatcacAATGACACCAAAGTTGTCTTCAAGACagcagtgagattaaatggagaatgGGTGGAGATTTAATTAAGTTACATTCAGATTTTTCACATtaggatgtttcttcaacttcgggcaatttcatgtcccaggtttttttcatgtcatatttttattaaaactagcaTATTTAACGTTTTCccttttgttatatgaaggccACATTAAAACGACTTCAAAATGTTTTACCAGGCCTTCCTCATTTCTTttaggtacttttcaaatgcctcttttttttgtatagatttgactgttttagccttgtcccagacccagactttcatcattaaactatgaaaatccattattaaatacaaattattacatgtttaaaactatgataatctaaacaaagagtgaaaaaaaaaaaaaaaaaacatttaaatatgtattgtgtgaaaatgatttctacatatttttcaaaaattacgactggaaatgtgctggaaattacactGCGGCGGGAATATCCATAACTTTCagaaaaaagtgacaaaaataacataaatctaCCGTAAATCTACTTTATatgtagacaaataaaaaaaaaagtcaaagtaaaactttttttaacaagTTGCCtgaagttaaaaaaacaaaaaaaaaaacacacctatAAATGAAATTCGCATCTTGGATGAAAACCCAGTTAGTGAGTGTTTTGAGACTTTCTTTGATTCATACACTCACCTGTTGGATTTCTTCTCTCAGTTTAACAGTCTCTGCATTCTGCTCATTGACATAGTTGAAGAGAGCAAAATTTCTGTCCTCAACTAGACAAAAATCAAAACATAATCAGACATATCATAACATTTCATATCTGATCTAAACTTTATCCGCCAGTCACAAAAACTGGGCTACTAGTACTAATCATAATCCAGAAATATAAATAATTCTAGAAATGACTGACAAAATGAACTAGTGACACCAAGAAATGACGCATTATACTGGTGATTCACACATTGACCAACCAATGAAAGTATATCTACCATATTATTTATGAGCAGAAAACTGAGATATAAAAGAATGGCATGACACCACTAGTGCTTTAATcagccaaagtaaaaaaaaaaaaaaaacaattaaataaattatataaaatgatcTCGCTTTCCCAAACTAAACATACATGTTTTAATGAAATTCCAAAGAAAAGCTTATCCCAATCTCTGCATAAATCATACAAAATTATAGAGAGAGCTCACCCCGAATGAATTTTGTCACCAACATCTCTAAATCATCTTCTCTAGTCACTCTCTGGATCTGCTGGAACACCTCCTCCAGAGTGTCCATTGCCTCCACACCAGAATCTGCCTTCCTTTGCTCCTTCATCTctgtcatcatcatcaccataaaaacattatattaaCATTTCAGACATAAAATCAGTTGGATTTATTTTCaatcaatagagtgcaacagtctggttctggaggtaaaaatcccattcattttctccataggtgaattgatttttaacaataactgataaacctttaaaacagacctaccgtgagctcagaggttgttaattgatggcatatgcttctgttaaaaccttcattctgttttatttcaacttgaataaaaaataaaaaaataaaaaaaagtgtttaatagcAAAAtcatggtgaagaactacactacccatgatgctGATgagaaaagatccaccaatcagagaatcccAGCAAACAAAGTGTGgcaaaagggggcctgggtagctcaatggtaaaatacactggctactaaccctggagtcacaagttcggatccagggcatgctgagtgactccagccaggtctcctaagcaaccaaattggcccagttgctagggagggtagagtcacatgggtgacatcctcgtggtcgctataatgtggttcgttctcggtggggcacgtggtgagttgagcgtggttgccgtggtggatggcatgaagcctccgcacgcgctatgtctccatggcaataccctcaacaagccacatgataagatgcatgggttggcagtctcagacacggacacaactgggatttgtcctccgccacctggactgaggcaaatcactatgtgaccacaaggacttaaaagcacattgggaattggacattccaaattgggagaaaaagaaaaataaaaaaaaataaaaattgcagcaAAAGAGCtatgcagcgaccgcccactcccatgacacactgtgaataacACAACCAAGTTGGTCTccatacactctcaaactactttttaaaaaaaaaaaaactattttgcaaattaaatcaaaatatattgtttctacacttataatcaactttaaatcaatagcttTATATATCGTTTTTAATAcgattatgtcattcgcaatgcttcatgggattgtagttcattaaaGACTTTAAGTATACAGTACCTTTTTCATTTTGTCACAtcaattttcaaatatatttttttgcatcaaaacaatgtttgtaatgttgtgattcacctcagagctggttggtttgcttcatggcttagaactcttttgtgaagaattttatgaaattcatatggaagaaatgaacaggaaaaatacttccagaaccaagatggctgaaaaagtgggcgggcactgttgcactctattaatcAACtgtgatgtatttttatttttagaacaaaTGGCTTGAGAACCAATCTTACAGTTAACATGAAATACCATTAAAACCCCATTTTACTTGTTTAGTGTGATTGCAATGATACTTACAAGCTATTCAACAGAAAAAATGTAGAAGGGACTCTACGTATATtgagaattgattggattgtgaaatgtGGGTGTTACAGAATTGAGACAAGCGATTGGACAGGAGGGGATTGCTGACTTCAGCAATTTTGGAGGAGGAGCAAGTTATacaattttgataaaagattacagacaaacttttttattttatttggaataacgtgCGCAGACGAAAACTGTGAAATAATAAAGTAAACAGggacaattttgatttcatgttgacttaaggTTGACAAGTCATTTCAACTAACTGCACAACAGCAACTCTTAAAACAACTCCCGGATATAATTCTTGGCTGACATTATTcctttgtttctctttctctctcccttcttcTGGCTCATTCTCACCATGTCTGTGGCTTATTTCCTGTCCATCTTCCAGGACACTTCTCTCATTACTCTTGGTGGTCATGAACTTTTTGAGTTTACTTTCATGGGCGATAACTCTCTCCAGCTCCTTCATTTCAGCTGTGTACTGTGCAAGATCCTTCACTGCCTTCTCTTTCATCATGCTCATTTTAGTCTGAGCCTCCAATCtagaacacactcacacaaacacacacaccatagaATTAGAACTGTCTTCAAAGTAAAAATTATGACTGCAACCAGTCCAAAAAAATACAGAGCAATTTGTACTctgtaaaacaatgaaattctcAGTTACAAACaatatgaaatgaaaattgaCTAAATTTAGTTTCATTATAAATGTCTTAGATCTTTTTGTGCAACTGAATGTGATTCATCACTGGAGGCTTTATTTTCGTTACCGTGCTAGGCACAGCGCAATGCGCAATGACTGTGtgctacatcttatccaatttttgtgaaagttctaattctaagcgcaatttttgcgccagcacaaagcacaagtgggcgtgggtgggagtgcttgcactatctgtgggtgtatgcgtgcaaactgtgggtgtattgtatgttaatgaagtggcgcaaagcgcaagaCGATGCACTTTTAAGGAgaaatttttcaagaatttcagtttTTAATATCAGCTGTCTCTGGATAATTACACCACTTAGAAATTCCTGACATGTTTTCaagttactgtattttttaataaattgagcgtcacttcattgacccATATACACTTTCTCTTATACACACattattcttttaatttatttatttatttatttatttttatccccttttctcccaatttggaatgcccagttcccactacttagtaggtccttgtggtggcacggttactcacctctatctgggtggcggaggacaaatctcagttgcctctgcttctgagacagtcagtccgcgcatctcatcacgtggctcgttgtgcatgacactgcggagactcacagcatgtggaggctcatgctactctctgcaatccatgcacaacttaccacgtgccccactgagagcgagaaccactaatcgcgacagcgaggaggttaccccatgtgactctaccctccaaccgggccaatttggttgctaaggagacctgactggagtcactcagcatgccctggattcaaactcgcgactccaggggtggtagtcagcgtcaatactcgctgagataccccgACCTCCTATACACACATTATTCttgatgcaaaacaaaaaagataaatgttatttgtcaactaacCAAATTCTATTTAACTAGGGAATATGCCACATTAATGAGGTTAAATGTGTTGCATGAATCTCGTTTCATGTTGTATTAAATGCATGATTTATTCATTATATTAGTAAAGCAAGTATATCTCTCACCTTGCATCATAAGCTGAGGTTGACATGTTAATAACCTCACCAATATCCCTGCGGATATCCTGCAACACCTGAAAGAAACATAACAGCACCTGTGTTAACGTGTTCAGCCAGTTTCCTTCAAATGCTTGCTATATCAAACCCCAGATCTGCCCGACCTTCTCCAGTTTGCAACGCAGCTGCTGGAATTGGATGCGCTCCATGCAAAGTGTCTCAATCTCTTCTCTAAGCTGGCTGTTCTTTGTCAGCTGTTTGTTAAAACAAACAAGAGCCTGCGGGACAAAGAGGGAAAGAATTAAGAGTGAAATTACCTGATGAACTGAGATTATGATAGTCTTGTGGCATTATGCATTATATTTGGTGTTGGTTGCTAAATCACTGCAATGTAAAGCCAAACCTTTTAAATTAATACtacaccaaaaatgtaaattctgtcatagtttactcaccctccaaACACGTATGATAAAAACATAGCTATAaacaacaacatgatcacacaggaagttggcatgttgtttccgagagttccagtacccctCGGATTGGCCAAGTTAAAAAACGGCATCTCCTATGAGACATTTTTGCACTGGCTCTGGTTTGTTTATCCTACCATGGTGTGACAAGAAGTGCCTTGTGTCATCaatgtgggagacctgggttcaaatcccatgTTGAAACCAAGCAGTActcacatttgcataatcagtgacgagtgcgattcagaggttgcattttccctctaacattacatttttactccactaattgttaggtttagatttaagatttggattggggggtacagtttataaatgaTGCATTCCTATAGTCTGTACAGCCGAAAACAACTCGTTTCAAAACTGGCTTTTGACGCTCCTccctggacatttcacctggaaaatagaGCACACACAAGCCAATaaacccaacaacacttaccgctttggccactgggggcagtgtttcgcatttcggtaACCACAAACCCATttaagctaaagaaaagtcaaccttctGATTCCGATTTCAttttgagatcagtctgaaaacaACGCAAGTTATCACGTGAACCTGTATGcaactgtgaacgagcttctctcatagtgctcatgaatATGCAACAGATGTCAAGAGTTTCATTGAAAATTGGCTTCACCTAAATCaaatcgtatgccttcagaagacttggaatatgatgcgcAAGTCACATGCactacttttaagatacttttgggtcctttttaagctcaagagtgagtcactattcactaccattgtattgaaaagacagaccgaGAAATACATTtgtggtagaccgatatatcggttttacagattaatcggtgctgatagttgctttttggaactatcgttatcggcaaaaatctgtgccgatagttctTTTTAGCAtttcttcatttcaaaataagagtccccgttgTATGTCgtacttgtttatatttaaaagtccctcattatgcaccaaatcttttttttttttttgtgtggatttttcctctttttcacacaatttggaatgcccaattcccaatgcactttcaagtccttgtggtcgcgtagtgattcgcctcaatctgggtggcggaggacgaatctcagctgcctccgtgtctgagaccgccagcatcttatcacgtggctggttgagcacgttgccacgacTAGCGaaatagcgaactccaggggtggtagacagcatcttttaccactgagctacccaggcccccaaacctttttttgtttttgtggtcatttttgtgattttgattgaacaataaactgcatctgagattttatAATTGAgaactctttgtctgtgcccgtcatagtaaggaaataattttttttttttttttttttacattctaaaaatctattttaaaaactatcacccgattaatcggttatcggtctttcccaccaccttagttatcctatcggcaaaatccactatcggtcgacctctaaaatacatttaaacatttatttttgtgttccgcagaagaaagtcatataagtttggaacgacatgagggtgtgtaaattagaaaaaaaaaaaaattatatttagtgaactgtccctttaatgttgCTCTAATTCCAAGATTTTCTtgtgaaattttattttacaaatgtacaaatatttatcaCAACCCACATTTAAGGACAGCTAACACCTAAAAATGCATGCAtcaatttttgttttgtcatttaccCGGTCCAGTTTGTTTTCCAGTGTGCTTGTGACTTTCTGAGTGTGACGGGTCTGAGACATATGGCTGTGAGAAACTGTGATCTCTCCTCTCCTAAGCTCCGCCAACTTTTTCTCCACACTCAGGATCTGAAGACACAATGCACACATGCAGTCCCTTTAAGATGGAGTCAATGAATATGATTTGTGAGTTAGAGGATAATACGCACCACCTGTTCCAGCTCTGCCTgggtctgtctctttctctccagTTGCTTGTCTAGATCATCTCGCTGGTTCAGGAGCAATCGCAGACTCTGGGCATCCTGACTGTCGCTCTGTTTGCATGCTTGGCACTCCACCACACGCAGAGATCTCAACAACTCCTCCTGCTCCTCACGCAGCTTAGAAATCTCCTGCCTGCAGGTATGTACACATATAAGAGAAAACAAactaagacagacagatagatagagtgcCTACGGGTGTGTCTAGTTTTAGGCATTCGTTTCGGAACTGACCGCTGTTTGCGGATAATTTCTTGTGACTGAATGCTGTAGGCCTGCCGATCTCCTTCTGTGATACGAAACTGTCGCTGCAGCTTTCCGATCTCTGTCTCAGCTGAAGTACACAAACACAGACCAGACAGATATTGCTGGCAACATAAGAACATATATCTGTTCAGTAAGAGTTCCTTTATTAATTAGTCTGTATCATATGCATACCAATTCCATCAAAGTCCATGTCAATGCTGTCAGAGAGGATGCTGACTGCTGATCTTCTTCGAgtcataatgatgatgatgataaagacTACAGTTACTGAACACTAGGGAAACTGCAAATACAGATGAAAACATTGAGGCCTTATACAGTATAAGAGATAATTATCAGCAActgataaaacattttcttttgcatttgatattttactttgtataATGGcagtcatttttgtcatattttagaGCATCCTAAGATGCAAACAGTGAACTTTGAAGGCATTTCCCCCCCCCCAGTAACCTATTAGTTAAGGGTGGTATAGGCTACTGTAGCTTGTATCCTTTGGCCTACactccaaaaataattttaagatttatatgtcagtttcataaaatgttatatttatctttaagtaaataaaatagccttaatattttaagttttatatatatgttatgaaattctaatgcataaatcttacaaaaatagcctacatttatttttgagTGTATATGTAAATAACAGCCCAAgttgtaatataaattaatatatcctTAATACATTACCTGTAATTTTAATCctaattttacatattttagtTGTATCAGGGAATGTATATTAATTGTAAGGTTAATTGATTTTATAAAATCATTTGATCTGCCTCGGTAATGACTGCAACAGGTGTCCTGagtctagaaggtaaccctccggcagccaaagtctcacgagagtctcattcgctgttactaaggttagggttagatttaggggtaggattaTGGTAAAGACCCGGGAATACTTAGTTTTTGTGTGTTCCGGATCGGATTAAACCTTGTTGACCATGTTGCCTTTCAAAGCATACTCAGTACACAAGCTTACACTCAAGTATACGCAAGTGAATACGAACGCGTTCAATGCTtgcgcactatgactgcttttCAATACTTTTTTATTACAGTCAACGGCAGGTGCAAGCGCCGACGAAGTGCACAGACGAGGATTgtaggccaaagtatacttcgtttGTCCACAGTACCCAGTGAAGCAAATTTTGTAATTAGCATAACCTGCACGGAAAATATCACTAAggagttgtagtgggcatgcgtcaaatGCGTTTTTTTCACTCGctgtcagaaaagtatactttgaaaggcaacgtggtcaaaaacaaagtatacccgggccttagCGAGAAAATTGGAGCTGCACACGGACAGTCtgcacagactgtgctgatgatgaaatttgcatcacgcatactgtgcgtgtAAATATGAGCAATGCAGACAACCTAAGTATACTTTAGCCtttgggtttaggggtaggggtagatGTAGGGTTTCTGTtagactccaaataaacacaataatcaCTGTGTGAACGTTGCATGCAACTCTCGCGAGACTTTCGGCAACTGAAGGGTTACATTTTCAACACCAATGAAGGGGTCCTCAAGTAGACATGCGCACTTCTGTTGTAACGATTCATTCGTCAAGAAGTCGCGTGAAATCAACATAACTGCACAAATGTATTGGCCTTCTGTTGTGAGTGACTAATATTATTTGATTTCTGTTTAAACTGTTGTGTTGACTAAGAAATAAGTACTATTATCACCATGTTTTTGGGACATGAACCATTTAATTCTTTAGTGTGTCTTtcttaccatgtaaataccacagTAGGCCTATATGAATATTATTCAGTACCGTGATATACCTTTATCAGACAGCATTATACCaccacagtttttatttttattttttattattataatatattaaaactgcgttgttttttttttgtttttttgttgttgttgttttttaatttgttatttatttatttattttttttatttttataaataatcatCATGGACAGTCCAGAGAACACTTATCAAGCCTTAGCTTTAAAAGGTGCAAATTAGTTTCTACTTACATaaagttttgttttattagtttAATTCGTTTTAATTAAATCTCCGCCTCTCATGACAGTGAAATATGGTCAGGTAAATAATAACCATAAACATTATATTACCTTAAACACCTCTCATCACTTTTCTGATGGCTGTTTTATTTCCTCCCCCGCTTTCTTTTGGACACAGTTGTTAGCAACAGTCTCTAAGGAAATCAAGTACTCGCAGCGGAATATAGGTGACGTAGGGGATCTATAGGGGGCGCTATAACTCACATATAAAAGACCAGTGAAGGGAAGAGTTTGACTTTGAAGCTTTATTATgggttttgattaaaattaaacaatttcAGCTATTACAAGTCAAAGTATTAGGCTAGTAGTCATACAAGAACGTACGCATGTTCTGAAGTAAATGACAGTGTTATTTGTAATtcattgtaataatttttttttaatattttctcatttatttaattaaacattagcaCTCTGAGTTACAATCTTGTATGAGACATCCTctatacatttattattgttactattaataataaataagtgataatgtacagtcagccagtcattattccACTTAATGCAGGACTACTTTCCAACTAAATCActaaaaagacatgaaatattgttttgttgaaatattttttattatttgacaaaaaaagagGCCATGGAGTGATACAAAAGAATGAATTATACATTTAAGCTgtaattattcaaaatatttgaccacagaatgccatAACGGACCAGTCAGAATACAATATTCCAGAGAgctttgtaataataatattaataataatgataataataaatgtagCAATTGTTCCTGGCTTTATTCAGGTGGTGTTGGCGGGGctccttttaaaaatgtatggaaGTGATTATCTGTGTTGAATTCTGGGTGTTTGACTAACAGAAGGCATTTGAGGAGAAAATAATTAGCTACCAGCGCCACATTACTAACTATACTGACCACTACTTGAGCAATAGACATAAATGTATCATCCAGACCAGTGTAAATAGGGATAAACATTTCCCACATTACACAGTAAGTCAATGTGGAGATGGTTATATCGTGGGCCAGGTTGCACTGTCCAACTGGCTTTAGAGCCATGAAGGTAGACATGAATGATATCAGTGACAGCAGTACGTTGAAACCAAGCATCAAGCCAAAGTTCAACACTGGCTCCACTGGGCAGCGCAGAAAGCTTCTCACATAGGTCACCTCCAGTTTGGAGACGTATTGAGTTAGGGAGGGACCTTCTTGGACATACCAATCGCACAGTCCTGCTTGGGCTCCACAACAACCCAGAACCACAatccagctaaaaaaaaaagtattttcttttacctGCCAGATTGTCTGCATCACAGTTCCCTGAAAAAGGTTCTTCAGGTGTTCGGAAGATTTTTCAGGGAACTGTGACGCAGACAATCTGGCaggtaaaagaaaacaaaatttttgAAGCATACATCTCTTGCAAGGGTGTTTTAAAGCGGCACTTCTCAACTGATTTTGTGTCAGGATCCAGATTGTACATTGGAATTTAAAGGACTATTTCACCCAAAGAGAAAATTctatcattgtttactcatcctcatgacatctcagatgtgtatggctttctttcttctgctgaaaacaaattaagatttttagaagaatatttcagctctgtaggtccttacaatacaagtgaatggtgactagaactttgaagctccaaaaagcacatgaaggcagccaAGGGTGTAAAGTTACTAATTACAAATACTCTCGTTACTGTAATGaagtagtttttcccagaaattttaaa
This DNA window, taken from Myxocyprinus asiaticus isolate MX2 ecotype Aquarium Trade chromosome 37, UBuf_Myxa_2, whole genome shotgun sequence, encodes the following:
- the LOC127427879 gene encoding coiled-coil domain-containing protein 63-like; the protein is MTRRRSAVSILSDSIDMDFDGIAETEIGKLQRQFRITEGDRQAYSIQSQEIIRKQRQEISKLREEQEELLRSLRVVECQACKQSDSQDAQSLRLLLNQRDDLDKQLERKRQTQAELEQVILSVEKKLAELRRGEITVSHSHMSQTRHTQKVTSTLENKLDRALVCFNKQLTKNSQLREEIETLCMERIQFQQLRCKLEKVLQDIRRDIGEVINMSTSAYDARLEAQTKMSMMKEKAVKDLAQYTAEMKELERVIAHESKLKKFMTTKSNERSVLEDGQEISHRHEMKEQRKADSGVEAMDTLEEVFQQIQRVTREDDLEMLVTKFIRVEDRNFALFNYVNEQNAETVKLREEIQQIGEEMNQFHSEGLQQEQKYQEDLKRVKDLQKECEKQAQQYKAQADDISKILDQIKTGVDSLFDKLDSDQALVEDPGSPSGIRDSNIMTYLSLAEQRTSELLTIHAFINSKDQEKSYDPKVMAQYLLGQTPEDQRKIVIIQPPVARDNDEAEDSPITDEEDHPLSETVLRLQIRSWVKMGLCLQEGAEM